One window of Amaranthus tricolor cultivar Red isolate AtriRed21 chromosome 11, ASM2621246v1, whole genome shotgun sequence genomic DNA carries:
- the LOC130826505 gene encoding uncharacterized protein LOC130826505 — protein MRQGATALQKCTTAIRMLAYGWAADQIDEYLKLGATTSKECLTHFVDGMYQGRSRTTNVILEAVASRDIWTWHAFFGTLGSCNDINVLQRSSIFDDLLNGRAPQVQFDVNGNTYNKGKVHERMLNVPLVYYKLYLQ, from the exons ATGCGGCAAGGCGCTACTGCTCTTCAGAAATGCACTACAGCCATAAGGATGTTAGCATATGGATGGGCAGCTGATCAAATTGATGAGTATCTAAAACTTGGTGCTACAACGTCAAAGGAGTGTCTTACACACTTTGTTGATG GGATGTATCAAGGAAGATCTAGAACAACGAATGTAATCTTAGAAGCAGTTGCTTCTAGAGATATATGGACTTGGCATGCTTTTTTTGGAACACTAGGATCTTGCAACGACATAAATGTACTCCAACGTTCGTCGATTTTTGACGACCTTCTCAACGGTCGAGCTCCACAAGTCCAGTTCGATGTGAATGGAAATACCTACAACAAAGGGAAAGTGCACGAAAGGATGTTGAACGTGCCTTTGGTGTACTACAAGCTTTATTTGCAATAA